Proteins encoded together in one Candidatus Dormiibacterota bacterium window:
- a CDS encoding RrF2 family transcriptional regulator → MAVGNSRNASFSMRVSSKAHYGLRMMTEFAKAYGQGPLSLAEVARVEHLPLAYLEQLAGPLRRGGLIEATRGAHGGYVLCHRPEDITVLDVIALVEGEVAPVECVAHGYEAGCCVRETDCASRTLWQRLKQSVDAVLSGTTLAELVCERAPVTMFIPLEDVRDHSSSAHLHEAAHV, encoded by the coding sequence ATGGCGGTCGGAAATTCGCGCAATGCCTCCTTCTCGATGCGAGTCTCCTCCAAGGCCCACTACGGGCTGCGGATGATGACCGAGTTCGCGAAGGCGTACGGACAGGGTCCGCTCAGCCTCGCCGAGGTGGCCCGGGTCGAGCACCTGCCCCTCGCGTACCTCGAGCAGCTCGCCGGCCCGCTGCGGCGGGGCGGCCTGATCGAGGCCACCCGGGGGGCTCACGGCGGCTACGTCCTGTGCCACCGCCCCGAGGACATCACCGTCCTCGACGTCATCGCCCTCGTCGAGGGTGAGGTGGCCCCGGTGGAGTGCGTCGCCCACGGCTACGAGGCGGGCTGCTGCGTGCGCGAGACCGACTGCGCCTCCCGGACCCTCTGGCAGCGGCTCAAGCAGAGCGTCGACGCGGTGCTCAGCGGCACCACCCTCGCCGAGCTGGTGTGCGAGCGCGCGCCGGTCACGATGTTCATCCCGCTCGAGGACGTGCGCGACCACTCCTCGAGCGCCCACCTCCACGAGGCAGCTCATGTCTGA
- a CDS encoding cysteine desulfurase family protein — MSAPVYLDHAATTPVAPEVRAAMLPFLGEVFGNPSSAHAAGRVAREAVDDARARVAAALGCAPAEIVFTSGGSEADNLALRGALDRHSSRGRHLVVTAIEHDAVLKTAEELAGWGRCEITVVPCDRHGVVDPEAVGDAVRTDTVLVSVMLANNEVGTVQDVAAAAEAARRRNPAVLVHTDAVQALGRLPVDVRALGVDLASITAHKVYGPKGAGALYVRRGVPIAAQVSGGGQERARRSGTENVAAIAGLAAAVDLVEAEREREMPRLARLSERLVEGVLEGVADAVLTGRGAPRLPSFATFAFAGLETEMLLTLLDRHGIEASGGSACSSGAQMPSHVLLAMGLPPGVAGGALRCTLGRATTEEEVDLAAREIVAAVVRLRSAASVV, encoded by the coding sequence ATGAGCGCGCCGGTCTATCTGGACCATGCGGCGACCACCCCGGTCGCCCCCGAGGTGCGCGCGGCGATGCTGCCCTTCCTCGGCGAGGTCTTCGGCAACCCCTCCTCGGCCCACGCCGCCGGCAGGGTGGCGCGCGAGGCGGTCGACGACGCCCGCGCCCGGGTGGCGGCGGCGCTCGGCTGTGCCCCCGCGGAGATCGTCTTCACCTCCGGCGGCAGCGAGGCCGACAACCTCGCCCTCCGGGGCGCCCTCGACCGCCACTCGTCCCGGGGCCGTCACCTCGTGGTCACCGCCATCGAGCACGACGCGGTGCTGAAGACCGCCGAGGAGCTGGCCGGCTGGGGCAGGTGCGAGATCACCGTGGTGCCCTGCGACCGCCACGGGGTCGTCGACCCCGAGGCGGTGGGCGACGCGGTCCGGACCGACACCGTGCTGGTCTCGGTGATGCTCGCCAACAACGAGGTCGGCACGGTGCAGGACGTGGCCGCCGCGGCCGAGGCGGCGCGGCGGCGCAACCCCGCCGTGCTGGTGCACACCGACGCGGTGCAGGCGCTGGGTCGGCTGCCCGTCGACGTGCGCGCGCTCGGCGTCGACCTCGCCTCGATCACCGCCCACAAGGTGTACGGGCCGAAGGGGGCGGGCGCCCTGTACGTGCGCCGGGGCGTCCCCATCGCCGCCCAGGTGAGCGGCGGCGGCCAGGAGCGCGCCCGCCGCAGCGGCACCGAGAACGTCGCCGCCATCGCCGGGCTGGCGGCGGCGGTCGACCTCGTCGAGGCCGAGCGCGAGCGCGAGATGCCCCGGCTTGCCCGGCTCTCGGAGCGCCTCGTCGAGGGCGTCCTCGAGGGCGTGGCCGACGCCGTGCTCACCGGCCGCGGCGCCCCCCGGCTGCCGAGCTTCGCGACCTTCGCCTTCGCCGGCCTCGAGACCGAGATGCTGCTCACCCTCCTCGACCGCCACGGGATCGAGGCCTCGGGGGGCTCGGCCTGCTCCAGCGGCGCGCAGATGCCGTCCCACGTGCTCCTGGCCATGGGCCTCCCCCCCGGAGTGGCCGGCGGAGCGCTCCGCTGCACCCTCGGCCGCGCCACCACCGAGGAGGAGGTCGACCTCGCCGCCCGCGAGATCGTCGCCGCGGTCGTCCGCTTGCGCTCCGCCGCCTCTGTCGTCTAG
- a CDS encoding response regulator: MESVRGVIIVAEDEGRVAQVVTSRLGSDGHEVHWVRTARDVRTELLERPCDLLLLDVSLETDGLELLQALRFSPQAPRGGIVMLADREDISSQERAQQLGAAAVLSKPLDPAGLSATVRDLLECM, translated from the coding sequence ATGGAGAGCGTGCGCGGGGTGATCATCGTGGCCGAGGACGAGGGACGGGTGGCCCAGGTGGTCACCAGCCGCCTGGGCTCGGACGGCCACGAGGTCCACTGGGTCCGCACCGCCCGCGACGTGCGCACCGAGCTGCTGGAGCGGCCCTGCGACCTGCTCCTCCTCGACGTCAGCCTCGAGACCGACGGCCTGGAGCTGCTCCAGGCGCTGCGCTTCTCGCCCCAGGCGCCGCGGGGCGGCATCGTGATGCTCGCCGACCGCGAGGACATCAGCAGCCAGGAGCGGGCCCAGCAGCTCGGCGCCGCCGCGGTGCTCAGCAAGCCGCTCGACCCCGCCGGGCTCTCGGCGACGGTCCGCGACCTGCTGGAGTGCATGTAG
- the sufC gene encoding Fe-S cluster assembly ATPase SufC: MSDTARLVVEGLRATVEGKEILNGVDLVVPAGEIHALMGPNGSGKSTLAYTLMGHPNYAVTGGSATFGGTDLLPLAADERARLGIFLCFQYPTSIPGVSVVNFLRAALKAQGKEMPAREFLRTLSTVMRDLNIDESFRSRYINDGFSGGEKKRMEILQLALLRPRLAILDETDSGLDVDALRTVAEGVGKVAGPDMGLLVITHYPRILEYLRPDVVHVLHRGRVVVSGGHDLARRIESDGYDPILGAGTAGTAARNQTKGAL; the protein is encoded by the coding sequence ATGTCTGACACCGCCCGGCTCGTCGTCGAAGGCCTGCGCGCCACCGTCGAGGGGAAGGAGATCCTCAACGGGGTCGACCTCGTCGTCCCCGCCGGCGAGATCCACGCGCTCATGGGGCCGAACGGCTCCGGCAAGAGCACGCTCGCCTACACCCTCATGGGCCATCCCAACTACGCGGTGACGGGCGGATCGGCCACCTTCGGCGGCACCGACCTCCTCCCCCTGGCGGCGGACGAGCGGGCCCGGCTCGGCATCTTCCTCTGCTTCCAGTACCCCACCTCCATCCCCGGCGTCTCGGTGGTCAACTTCCTTCGCGCCGCGCTCAAGGCGCAGGGCAAGGAGATGCCCGCCCGTGAGTTCCTGCGCACCCTCTCCACGGTGATGCGCGACCTCAACATCGACGAGAGCTTCCGGAGCCGGTACATCAACGACGGCTTCAGCGGCGGCGAGAAGAAGCGCATGGAGATCCTCCAGCTGGCGCTGCTGCGACCCAGGCTGGCGATCCTCGACGAGACCGACTCCGGGCTCGACGTCGACGCGCTGCGCACCGTGGCCGAGGGGGTCGGCAAGGTGGCCGGACCGGACATGGGCCTGCTGGTGATCACCCACTACCCACGCATCCTCGAGTACCTGCGTCCCGACGTGGTTCACGTGCTCCACCGGGGGCGCGTCGTCGTCTCCGGCGGCCACGACCTGGCCAGGCGCATCGAGAGCGACGGCTACGACCCCATCCTGGGTGCCGGCACCGCCGGTACGGCAGCTCGGAACCAGACGAAGGGAGCCCTCTGA
- a CDS encoding isocitrate/isopropylmalate family dehydrogenase, whose amino-acid sequence MPYTIAVLEGDQTGQELLEEALRVLDPAVIGVQLELQRFDLSLENRRLTENRVVLEAAAAMVGCGYGIKAATVTPENRGDVGSPNAILREQVGGRVIVRTGRRIPGVAPLGGVSAPISVVRMAVDDAYGATEWREGSGVDEIAYRTERVTRSTCRIVAEFAFQQAERTRARVFGGPKFTVSPVYEGMLKEEMDAAALRHPETGYEPQLIDATYALLLSQDGDPLVIPALNRDGDCLSDFVLQLFGSIAGAESILLGFEGDGTTPKVVMTEAPHGTAPGLQGRNVANPMAMILAGASLLGFIPDRQCRTASRAIYEAVFETVRAGVRTSDLGGHALTDEFTAAVIDRVHGKLEVWDSLGVE is encoded by the coding sequence GTGCCGTACACGATCGCCGTCCTCGAGGGCGACCAGACCGGGCAGGAGCTCCTCGAGGAGGCGCTCCGGGTCCTCGACCCGGCGGTGATCGGCGTCCAGCTCGAGCTGCAGCGCTTCGACCTCTCCCTGGAGAACCGGCGCCTCACCGAGAACCGGGTGGTGCTCGAGGCCGCCGCGGCGATGGTCGGTTGCGGCTACGGCATCAAGGCGGCCACGGTCACCCCGGAGAACCGCGGCGACGTCGGCAGCCCCAACGCCATCCTCCGCGAGCAGGTGGGCGGCCGGGTGATCGTGCGCACCGGCCGGCGCATCCCCGGGGTGGCGCCGCTCGGCGGGGTCAGCGCCCCCATCAGCGTGGTGCGGATGGCGGTGGACGACGCCTACGGCGCCACCGAGTGGCGCGAAGGCAGCGGCGTCGACGAGATCGCCTACCGGACCGAGCGGGTGACCCGGTCGACCTGCAGGATCGTCGCCGAGTTCGCCTTCCAGCAGGCGGAGCGCACCCGCGCGCGGGTGTTCGGCGGCCCCAAGTTCACGGTCTCGCCGGTCTACGAGGGGATGCTGAAGGAGGAGATGGACGCCGCCGCGCTGCGCCACCCCGAGACCGGCTACGAGCCCCAGCTGATCGACGCCACCTACGCGCTGCTGCTGTCCCAGGACGGCGATCCGCTGGTGATCCCCGCCCTCAACCGCGACGGCGACTGCCTCAGCGACTTCGTGCTCCAGCTCTTCGGCAGCATCGCCGGCGCGGAGTCGATCCTGCTCGGCTTCGAGGGCGACGGCACCACCCCGAAGGTGGTGATGACCGAGGCGCCCCACGGCACCGCGCCGGGGCTGCAGGGCCGCAACGTCGCCAACCCGATGGCGATGATCCTCGCCGGCGCCTCGCTGCTCGGCTTCATCCCCGACCGCCAGTGCCGCACCGCGTCGCGGGCCATCTACGAGGCGGTGTTCGAGACCGTCCGCGCCGGGGTGCGCACCAGCGACCTCGGCGGCCACGCGCTGACCGACGAGTTCACCGCCGCGGTCATCGACCGGGTGCACGGGAAGCTGGAGGTGTGGGACAGCCTCGGCGTCGAGTAG